From the Exiguobacterium marinum DSM 16307 genome, the window GCAATATGGACTCGTCATGACACTATTCGTCGGATTCGGTTTGTTTCACTTACTCAACCTCGGGAATCCAATCGTTCGTTCGGAATCCTTCTTCCTCGTACCGGAATTGCTTCCGTTCGGAAATTGGGTGTGGGATTGGAACTTGTTGCCGACGGCTTTCGTCATCACCTTGCTTCTCATGACGAACGTACTCGCGAATATCAAGTTGATCGAGCGCATCGTCAGTTCTCGTGAAAAACGAGAAATCAAAGGGAACGTTCCCGCGTCGGGTGTCGCCAGTGGTGTCAGTCAAATCGTGGCCGGTCTCTTCGGTACACCGGGTCCTGTCGCTATTTCAGGGACGGCCGGATTCCTCTCTTCGACGGAGAGCGTCCAACGCGCCCCTCATCTGATTGCTCACGCCCTCATGATGGGGTTAGCACTCATCGGTCCATTCGTCTCGTTGATTGCGAGCATCCCGGCCGCTGTCGGCTATGCGATTGTGACTCCGCTCATCGCGACGATGATCATCATCGGAATCAATGAGGCAGCCTTTGAATTAAAACAATCAACGGCTTCTCTCACGGTCGGTCTCCCGCTCGTCATCGGCGCCGGAGCAATGCTTCTGCCACCAGGTTCGATGAATGATTTGCCACCGCTCCTTGCGACCGTCTTCTCTAACGGACTCGTCCTCGGAACGATCGTCGCCTTGACGACAGCCATCTTAAGTAAAATCAAGGATTGAAAAAAGAACTGGCCATAAAGGTCAGTTCTTTTCACGTACATGCATATGGTAACGGGCATCGTGCGGTAACACGGAACCTTCTTCTTGTTCAAAATGCGCACGGTCTTTCAAATAACGAACTGCTGACGAGGTGTCACGATATAGGGCGCGCTGTAACGCCTGTTTCGCCGTCACAGCCGTGCCATCATCATTTTTCAATTCAAGCCCCATCAGTTTATAGCCGATTGTTTGTCCTCCTCGACTCATTTGGCAAGCTTCCATCACATACGTTAATAGCGTCGGTGTCACGACCGCATGTACGAACTCGCTCTTCACTTTCTTTCGAACAAGTTGTTCTACGCCATAACTGACGAACCCTGCGATGACACTGTCAATCAAGACCGCTTTCGTTCGTTTCTTCGTCAATGGATTCATCGGCTCATCCTCTGCATCATCCCCGACGTCAACACTTCGATTCCTTCACCTTCTTCAGACGCCATGATCAAGGCACGTGCAACGTGCAGCGCTTGAATCGGTGCGACTTCCGGTGTCTTCTCAAGCAAAAGTGACTGGAACGGTCGACTGATGACCTCGGCCGCTTTCTCCCCAAGTCGGAAAGAATCACGCTCTCCGAGTAATAGAGAAGGACGTGCGATAATCAAATGACGGAAGTTGAAGACGCGTAACGCGTTCTCGAGTTCCCCTTTCACACGGTTGTAAAAGAAAGATGAACGCAACGATGCACCTTGTGCCGATACAACTGCATAGCGCGTCGCACCATGTGCCTTGGCGACACGAGCGACTTCAAGTGGTAATTCTAAATCGACTTGTTTGAACGCTTCCTGCGAGCCGGCTACCGCAATCGTCGTGCCGAGTGCACAGTACACGTCGTCGATCTGTGGAAGCGCCGCATCCATCTCCTCGAATCCGATGACCTCATGTAGCTTCGGATGACTCCAACGCTTTGAGCGTCGGACGACAATCCAGACCGCATCATAACGGTCACTTTCTAACAACTGTTCAACCAATTCGCGGCCAATCAAGCCGGTCGCGCCTACGACAAGTGCAGTTTTCCCCATCTATGACTCCTCCTAGACTACTATTTCCTTCAGTCTAGCTGACTTGTCGTTCCTCGGCAATGATCGTCGTGGGACGGAAGCGGTCCATCGTACGGAAGAACCCGTTCAAGAGGAGCGCTGTGAACGAACCTGCTACGATGGCGCTATCTGTGAACAACTGCAGCCACTCCGGCATGTTTGCGACGATAGCCGGGTTTGCCGTAATCCCGAGTCCGACACCGATTGAGAGGGCAATTGTGATCAAGTTCTCGTTTTTCGAAAAGTCGACCTGGCTCAGAATCCGAATTCCAGAAGCGGCGACTGTTCCGAACATGACGAGCATCGCTCCCCCGAGCACCGGCTTTGGAATTAACGTCGTGAATGTGGCGACTTTCGGAAGGAAGCCGAGCAAGATGAGCAACCCACCTGTCCAAAAGATGACACGCCGTGATTTCACACCTGACAATTGGACGAGTCCAACGTTTTGACTAAACGTCGTGTACGGGAAACTGTTGAAAATCCCTCCAAGAATCGTTGCGACGCCTTCCGCACGATACCCCTTCGTCAATTCTTTCGCACCGATTGGCTTTTTCGTGATATCGCTGAGCGCCAAGAATACACCGGTCGATTCAATCATCGAGATGATGGCGACGAGCGTCATGACGAGGATGGCGGACACGTCGAATGTCGGCGTGCCGAAGTAGAACGGCTGGACCATTTGGAACCAACCCGCCTCACGGACAGGACTGAAGTCGACGAGCCCGAGTGAAGCGGCGACCCCCGTTCCAATCAGTACGGCAAAGAGAACGGCAGCGGCCCGTGTGAAGACGGTCCCGACACGGTTCAAGACTAGAATGAGTAAAATCGTTAAACCACCTAATCCGAGATTCTGCATGGATGCGAACCCAGGTTCGCCCGGCATCCCGCCACCGATGTCATTAATCGCAACCGGAATTAGCGAGAGACCGATAATTGTCACGACCGAACCGAGCACAACCGGTGGGAAGAAGCGTGCAAGTTTGCCAACAAAGCCAGAAATGAGGATGACGATGAGTCCGCTCGCAATCAACGCGCCATAAATAGCCGTGATCCCGTTTGCGCTCCCGATAGCGATCATCGGACCGACCGCTGTGAACGTACATCCGAGGACGACCGGCAATCCGACACCGGTGAAGCGTGTCGTCCATACTTGTAGTAACGTCGCTACCCCACACATGAATAAATCAATTGCGACGAGATAGGCGAGTTCGGTTGGACCAAGCCCGATGGCACCACCGACGATGAGTGGAACGATTGCCGCTCCCGTGTACATCGCGAGTAGATGCTGAAATCCGAGACTTGCCGTCTTGAACGTATTCATCGAACGACCTCCACGAACGAGATGTGGTCTTTCTCTAATTTCGCGATGCGTGCCAGCGATTCGACGCGATAGCCACGCTCGATCAATTTATCGCGCCCTGGTTGGAATGACTTCTCGATGACAATCCCAACCCCTGCGACCTCTGCACCTGCCGCTTCCACGAGGTGTGTCAGACCAAGTGCCGCCTCCCCGTTCGCAAGGAAGTCATCGATGACGAGAACACGTTCGCCTGGTAAGACGAAGCGTCGGCTCAAACTGATCCGATTCGTCTCTTGTTTTGTGAACGAATAGACGTCCGCTTCCACGAGATCATCTTGGAGTGTCAGCGATTTCCGTTTACGCGCGAATACGAACGGGATACCCATCTCAAGCGCCGTCATCATCGCCGGCGCAATCCCACTCGATTCGAGTGTGACGATGCGGTCGATGTTGGCGTCTTTGAAACGCTCTGCAAAATCTTTGCCGATGGCTTGCATGAGTACCGGGTCGACTTGATGATTCAAGAAGGCGTCGACTTTCAACACTTGGTCGGAAAGGGCCCGACCCTCTTCACGGATTTTGTCTTCTAACTGCTTCATTGTTTTCCCCTCCAATAAAAAATGCGATTCGTCACCCCTCATCGGGAGGCAACGAACCGCATGGAAATCAACGATAGCATACGACAAGCGCCACCCGTAGTCGAACCATTTACGGTAGTTCGGTAGAGACTTGCGGACCATATTTCCGCTGATATACGAGTGCGAATCTATTTATTTAAGATAGACCTTATTGTAGACGAGCTGACGAGAAATGCAATAGGTTGGAATCAAACGGTGAAATGTTCGATTTTTCTGAAACTGCTGTATACTGTATATATTGGATATGAGAGAGGAGCCCTGCCCGTATGAAGTTATTCGTATTAGGCGCAACCGGTCGGACCGGACATCAATTCATCGATCAAGCCATCGAGCACGGTCATGATGTCACCGCATTCGTTCGTGAACAGAAAAAGCTGATTCGGACGCCACAACTTGAAATCATCGAAGGCGACTTATATGACATCGATTCGTTAACGGAAGCGATGCACGGTCACGACGCAGTCGTCAGTTGTCTCGGAACGGATTTGAGCGACCCGGACTTTTTAGCGAGTGTCACGGACAAGCTCGTCCCAGCGATGAAGACGAATGGCATCTCACGCGTCGTCTATTTGGCCTCAGCCGGTATCGACAATGAGATCCCGGGACTTGCAGGGAAAGCCATTACGTTCATGCTTCGGAAACCGCTTCGTGATCATCGGGGGGCCGTGGACTTATGGCGCAATTCGTCATTCGATTATACGATCGTGCGACCGATGCAATTGACGGACGGTCCTCGCACCTCGACTTATCGTACGGCAATTGACGAGGTACCGGAGAACGGAAAGCACATCTCACGGGCAGATGTCGCCCAGTTTATGCTTCACGCCATCGAAGAGGAAGAGCACGTACGAGAGTCGGTCGGACTGGCGTACTAATTTGGTTCGATTCATGCTACAATATCGGGTAGTTTACTTTGAAAGGAACGAAAACGAATTATGAGTATATTAACGGTACAAAACTTGAGCCACGGCTTTGGTGACCGCGCTATTTTGAACGATGTCTCTTTCCGCCTCTTAAAAGGAGAGCATATCGGTCTCGTCGGAGCGAACGGTGAAGGAAAATCGACGTTCATGAACATCATCACACGCAAACTGCAACCGGATGAAGGAAAAATCGAATGGGCGAAAAACGTCCGTGTCGGTTATCTCGACCAACACGCGGTACTCGAGCGCGGGATGACGATTCGTGACGTCTTGAAAGGTGCTTTCCAATACTTGATCGACATGGAGACGCGCATCGGCGAACTCTACATGGAGATGGGAGATGCTACACCTGAACAGATGGAAGACATGCTCGCGGAGGTCGGCGAACTTCAAGAAACGCTCGACTCAAACGACTTTTATATCATCGATGCGAAAGTAGAAGAAGTCGCACGCGGTCTTGGAATTTTAGACGTCGGTCTCGACCGTGACGTCACGGACTTGTCAGGCGGACAGCGTACGAAAGTATTGCTCGCGAAATTGCTTCTTGAGAAGCCAGATATCTTGCTCCTCGATGAGCCGACCAACTATTTGGATGAAGTCCATATCGAATGGTTGAAGCGTTATCTCCAAAACTATGACAATGCCTTCATCTTGATCTCGCACGATATCCCGTTCTTAAATAGCGTCATCAACTTGGTGTACCATATGGAAAACCAAGAGTTGAACCGCTATGTCGGGGATTATGACAAGTTCATGGAAGTGTACGAAATGAAACGTTCGCAACTTGAAGCCGCCTACAAGCGTCAACAAGCCGAAATTGCCGATTTGAAAGACTTCGTCGCACGAAACAAAGCGCGTGTGTCGACGCGAAACATGGCGATGTCACGTCAGAAGAAGCTCGACAAGATGGATGTCATCGAATTGAGCGCAGATCGTCCGAAACCCGAGTTTCGTTTCTTGCAGGCCCGTACGTCAGGACGCCTCATCTTTGATGCGAAAGGTCTCGTCATCGGTTATGATGAGCCGCTCTCACGTCCGCTCGACCTTCAGATGGAGCGTGGTCAAAAGATCGCCCTCGTCGGTGCAAACGGGATCGGGAAGACGACCCTCTTGAAGAGCTTACTCGGCTTAATCAACCCGCTTGAAGGGACAGTCGAACGCGGCGAGTTTCTTGAAATGGGTTACTTCGAACAGGAAGCAGCAACGAGCAACAACACGTGTATCGAAGAAATTTGGAGCGAGTTCCCGTCACTCAATCAACAGCAAGTGCGCGCGATGCTCGCGAAATGCGGTCTCATGACGAAGCACATTGAAAGTAAGATCTCGGTCCTCAGTGGTGGGGAAAAGGCGAAAGTTCGTCTTTGTAAACTCCTTAATAACGAGACAAACCTTCTCTTGCTCGATGAGCCGACGAACCACTTGGACGTCGACGCGAAGGAAGAGTTGAAGCGTGCGTTGAAAGAGTACAAAGGAAGCGTCCTCCTCATCAGTCACGAACCAGAATTCTATGAGGATATCGTCACAGACGTCTGGAACTGTGAATCGTGGACGACGAAAGTATTCTAATTCAGTAAAGGACGTGTCGTATGGCTGGCCCAATTCAAACGAATGAACGGATTATCTTGTATGACATTATCCGAGGGTTTGCCCTCTGCGGCATTTTCCTCGTCAATATTCCTACCATGCTCGGGAGCGACTGGATGTTCGGTCGCCCCGACTATGCGGGAAGCGACTTGTTCGTCCGCACCCTCTTTGACTTGTTCGTGCAGACGAAATTTTATACGATCTTCTCCCTCCTATTTGGGATCGGCTTTTCGATTTTCCTCGAGCGCTCTTACGCCCGGGGCGATTCGGTCAGTCGTTACATACGCCGAATCTTGATTCTTTTCTTGTTCGGTCTCGCGCACTTGGCGATTTGGTCGGGTGACATCCTTCATACGTATGCGATGTGGGGCTTATTGCTTCCTCTTTTTTACGGATTGAGTAACCGTGCCATTCTGACGTGGGCATGGGGACTGTTGACTGTAAATTTCTTACTATTCAACGTTGCCCCTATCTATGTAGAGTGGGCTTTTGGATACATGTATTTAGGAGAGTCGTTCCCGACGGTCTTTAATTCAGGCTTCGGTCCTTGGCTAGACTATCGATTCGACAACGAGATTTTTACTATGATTCAAAATTCACTTTTTGTCGGAATCGAGATTCTCGGTCTGTTCTTACTCGGTCTCTTCATCGGACGGGAACGAAAGCTTCTGACTTGGAGTATCCAAGGGTTGACCCGGACTGCTGCCATCTGCGCAATTGCAGCCATACCATTCTGGGGAATCATCATCTGGCATCATTACGGTGATGGCGCCTCTTATATGTCAACGAACTCAGCAGCCGTATGGATTTCCGGGAAGCTACTCGCCACGACATATGTCTGCCTGTTCACGGTCGCCGTTCGAAAAGGTCGCACGTTCGCACCGCTCCAAGCGCTCGGTCGGATGGCACTCACGAACTATTTGACACATACGTTAATCATTGTCTTGCCGGTGATTGCGCTCGGGGCGTACGGGGCGCTTTCTTTAACCGAAGGCTTTTTCCTCAGCATCGCTATTTTGATTGCCCAATCGTTCTTCTCGATGTGGTGGCTAAAAGGTCACCGTTACGGACCATTTGAGAAGCTGTGGCGTTTAGGGACGTATGGGAGACAAACAAAATCATCTTAAGATCGGACTTTATTGTCCGGTCTTTTTTTAAAACAAAAACTGCAAACGTATGAACGTCTGCAGTTCCGCTCGAGGCCACGGCTTCGAGTTTTTATTTTGTTGCCGCTTCAGTTAAAACGGGTACGATTTGCTTCTTACGCGAGACGACCCCTGGAAGTGTCGCCAATCCGCTTTGAAGCGTCACGTTGAACGCTTGTTCGAAGAGTTCTGGTTTTGGTCCGACGACGATGGCTTCCGAATCGTTCGTCAAAATGTTCGTGATGGCGAATACGAACAAGTCTAGGTTTTTCGCTGCAACCGTGTTGGCGATGGCCGCTTCGACTTCTTCTTTACGGTTCAAGACATCATTCGCATCGACCGTGTTCACTTGCGCGATCTCAACGCGATAGTCACCCATCGCGAATTCTTTCGCATCGAGTGAGATGAGTTCTTCAATCGTTTTTTGGCTAAGGTCCGCACCGGCTTTGAGCATCTCAAGTCCGTATGCTTCCGCATCGACGCCAGCGATGTCTGCAAGTTCTTTCGCTGCTTTGATGTCTTCATCCGTACATGTCGGCGATTTGAAGAGAAGCGAATCCGAGATGATGGCTGAAAGCATCAAACCGGCCATGTCCGCTGCAATGTCGATGCCATGCTCTTTATACAACTTCAACAAAATCGTCGCTGTACATCCGACTGGCTCCGCACGATAGTAGAGCGGGT encodes:
- a CDS encoding purine/pyrimidine permease is translated as MTRSNVTTTIQWFIFILATNIVPPLSIAALFELSPDETMTFISRSLFIFALFSIVQTMLGHRLPILEGPAGIWWGVFTLYASIGPALYGSQQETLQALGFMLFLSGIIGVLLTVTGILRRMLSLFTPQVLGVYMILLVLQLSGAVIKGGFGVTEDGINIVQAVATAGLVLFALTLEQSRFKQYGLVMTLFVGFGLFHLLNLGNPIVRSESFFLVPELLPFGNWVWDWNLLPTAFVITLLLMTNVLANIKLIERIVSSREKREIKGNVPASGVASGVSQIVAGLFGTPGPVAISGTAGFLSSTESVQRAPHLIAHALMMGLALIGPFVSLIASIPAAVGYAIVTPLIATMIIIGINEAAFELKQSTASLTVGLPLVIGAGAMLLPPGSMNDLPPLLATVFSNGLVLGTIVALTTAILSKIKD
- a CDS encoding RDD family protein, translating into MNPLTKKRTKAVLIDSVIAGFVSYGVEQLVRKKVKSEFVHAVVTPTLLTYVMEACQMSRGGQTIGYKLMGLELKNDDGTAVTAKQALQRALYRDTSSAVRYLKDRAHFEQEEGSVLPHDARYHMHVREKN
- a CDS encoding NAD(P)-dependent oxidoreductase; its protein translation is MKLFVLGATGRTGHQFIDQAIEHGHDVTAFVREQKKLIRTPQLEIIEGDLYDIDSLTEAMHGHDAVVSCLGTDLSDPDFLASVTDKLVPAMKTNGISRVVYLASAGIDNEIPGLAGKAITFMLRKPLRDHRGAVDLWRNSSFDYTIVRPMQLTDGPRTSTYRTAIDEVPENGKHISRADVAQFMLHAIEEEEHVRESVGLAY
- a CDS encoding xanthine phosphoribosyltransferase, with amino-acid sequence MKQLEDKIREEGRALSDQVLKVDAFLNHQVDPVLMQAIGKDFAERFKDANIDRIVTLESSGIAPAMMTALEMGIPFVFARKRKSLTLQDDLVEADVYSFTKQETNRISLSRRFVLPGERVLVIDDFLANGEAALGLTHLVEAAGAEVAGVGIVIEKSFQPGRDKLIERGYRVESLARIAKLEKDHISFVEVVR
- a CDS encoding DUF418 domain-containing protein gives rise to the protein MAGPIQTNERIILYDIIRGFALCGIFLVNIPTMLGSDWMFGRPDYAGSDLFVRTLFDLFVQTKFYTIFSLLFGIGFSIFLERSYARGDSVSRYIRRILILFLFGLAHLAIWSGDILHTYAMWGLLLPLFYGLSNRAILTWAWGLLTVNFLLFNVAPIYVEWAFGYMYLGESFPTVFNSGFGPWLDYRFDNEIFTMIQNSLFVGIEILGLFLLGLFIGRERKLLTWSIQGLTRTAAICAIAAIPFWGIIIWHHYGDGASYMSTNSAAVWISGKLLATTYVCLFTVAVRKGRTFAPLQALGRMALTNYLTHTLIIVLPVIALGAYGALSLTEGFFLSIAILIAQSFFSMWWLKGHRYGPFEKLWRLGTYGRQTKSS
- a CDS encoding NAD(P)H-binding protein encodes the protein MGKTALVVGATGLIGRELVEQLLESDRYDAVWIVVRRSKRWSHPKLHEVIGFEEMDAALPQIDDVYCALGTTIAVAGSQEAFKQVDLELPLEVARVAKAHGATRYAVVSAQGASLRSSFFYNRVKGELENALRVFNFRHLIIARPSLLLGERDSFRLGEKAAEVISRPFQSLLLEKTPEVAPIQALHVARALIMASEEGEGIEVLTSGMMQRMSR
- a CDS encoding nucleobase:cation symporter-2 family protein, with protein sequence MNTFKTASLGFQHLLAMYTGAAIVPLIVGGAIGLGPTELAYLVAIDLFMCGVATLLQVWTTRFTGVGLPVVLGCTFTAVGPMIAIGSANGITAIYGALIASGLIVILISGFVGKLARFFPPVVLGSVVTIIGLSLIPVAINDIGGGMPGEPGFASMQNLGLGGLTILLILVLNRVGTVFTRAAAVLFAVLIGTGVAASLGLVDFSPVREAGWFQMVQPFYFGTPTFDVSAILVMTLVAIISMIESTGVFLALSDITKKPIGAKELTKGYRAEGVATILGGIFNSFPYTTFSQNVGLVQLSGVKSRRVIFWTGGLLILLGFLPKVATFTTLIPKPVLGGAMLVMFGTVAASGIRILSQVDFSKNENLITIALSIGVGLGITANPAIVANMPEWLQLFTDSAIVAGSFTALLLNGFFRTMDRFRPTTIIAEERQVS
- a CDS encoding manganese-dependent inorganic pyrophosphatase, translating into MSTVLVFGHKNPDTDTITSALAYAELKKKLGMDAEAVRLGEVNGETQYALDHFRVKAPRLIEGVKGEAEEVILVDHNEFQQSADGIEDVRILEVIDHHRIANFQTADPLYYRAEPVGCTATILLKLYKEHGIDIAADMAGLMLSAIISDSLLFKSPTCTDEDIKAAKELADIAGVDAEAYGLEMLKAGADLSQKTIEELISLDAKEFAMGDYRVEIAQVNTVDANDVLNRKEEVEAAIANTVAAKNLDLFVFAITNILTNDSEAIVVGPKPELFEQAFNVTLQSGLATLPGVVSRKKQIVPVLTEAATK
- a CDS encoding ABC-F family ATP-binding cassette domain-containing protein gives rise to the protein MSILTVQNLSHGFGDRAILNDVSFRLLKGEHIGLVGANGEGKSTFMNIITRKLQPDEGKIEWAKNVRVGYLDQHAVLERGMTIRDVLKGAFQYLIDMETRIGELYMEMGDATPEQMEDMLAEVGELQETLDSNDFYIIDAKVEEVARGLGILDVGLDRDVTDLSGGQRTKVLLAKLLLEKPDILLLDEPTNYLDEVHIEWLKRYLQNYDNAFILISHDIPFLNSVINLVYHMENQELNRYVGDYDKFMEVYEMKRSQLEAAYKRQQAEIADLKDFVARNKARVSTRNMAMSRQKKLDKMDVIELSADRPKPEFRFLQARTSGRLIFDAKGLVIGYDEPLSRPLDLQMERGQKIALVGANGIGKTTLLKSLLGLINPLEGTVERGEFLEMGYFEQEAATSNNTCIEEIWSEFPSLNQQQVRAMLAKCGLMTKHIESKISVLSGGEKAKVRLCKLLNNETNLLLLDEPTNHLDVDAKEELKRALKEYKGSVLLISHEPEFYEDIVTDVWNCESWTTKVF